The genomic stretch TGTACTTAGTTTCTCGTGTTCTGAAGTGTCTTACCTAATATCCTGGTTTCCTCAGTTCATGTAAGCAACTACTGTCATTATCGGTTTTTCAGAACATTTAAACTTTTGTTACAATGAACATTTACGTAGGGAACCTCTCCTGGCAAATGACCGACGAGGATCTTAGAACCTTATTTGAGCAGTACGGTTCTGTTACTTCCGCCAAAATCGTTAAAGACAAAGTAAGCGGCCGCAGCAAAGGCTTCGGTTTCGTTGAAATGCCTGAAGATGGCGAAGCTCAAAACGCTTTAACCAGCCTGTACGAATCCGAAGTACTGGGAAGGAAGATCATCGTTAACGAAGCGCAGCCTAAACCCCAGGGTTCCGGCGGCGGCGGCGGTGGCTTCAAGAAAAGAAGCTTCGGCGGCGGCAGCGGCGGCGGTGGTGGCTACAAGAAAGGTGGCTTCAACCGTGGCGGTGGCGGCGGTTTCAACAGGGATTTTTAATGCATTCGCAAATCATCAATCTCTACATAATCCCCCTGCCTGGCAGGGGGATTTTTTTTGTCCGTATGGAAGCCCCATTTCAACCGCCTTTTGCGGCGCTTTTTCCGGACCTTTCTTTTCCCCCTCTTTTTTTCTGACACTCCTTTTGTCAGGCCCTTCTTCTCCGGCATTCTTTTCCGCCAGCCTGTTGTAGCTTTCCGCTGCAAACAGCGCCCCTCCTGCATTTTATTGTACTTCCTTTTATGTTTTAACCTTCTTTTAATGTGGTTTTAACCTCCATTAAACAATAGAACGCCATATTACAAGACTGTGGCCGAACGACCGGGTTTACCCGGAAAACTATCCACAATTCAGGCAAAATTAATGTTGACAGGCAGGCAGGGCACGGGTTTTGCCCGGTAAGAAAGGCGCCGGAAGGGCTGCCCCGGCAACGATGAATTATAAGAGCAACAGCAGGTTATCTATTTCCTAAACCCCTGAAATTTTAAAAGGAGGTACTTTGTGCTAACTGTTATTATCCCGGTTCTGAATGAAGAAGAGACGATTGCCAATGTAGTGAACTTCTGCAGGCAGCACCCGCTTGTAGGGGAAGTACTGGTGATAGATGATAAATCAGAGGACAAGACACCTCAGATTGCTGAAGCAGCAGGCGCCCGCGTGATCACCAGCCAGGTAAGAGGTAAGGGCATCTCTATGAAAGACGGCATTGAAGCTGCAACCCATGATATTGTACTTTTCCTGGATGGTGATATTGATCCCTATCCTGAGGAAACTATTACCCGGCTGGCCAATCCCCTGATCAATGATGAGGCAGATTTTGTGAAAGGCAGTTTTGCCCGTAATGCCGGCAGGGTAACGGAACTGGTAGCCAAGCCCCTGCTCAATATCTTTTATCCCGGCCTGTCCCATTTCTCCCAGCCGCTCAGCGGCATGATAGCCGGAAAAAAATCCTTTTTCAAAAAGATCGATTTTTTCAATGACTACGGTGTGGATATCGGCATCCTGATAGACATGTACCTGATGAAGGCCCGGGTCAGGGAAGTGAATATCGGGTATATTGAGAACAAGAGCAAACCCTGGCAGGCACTGGGCAAAATGAGCAAGGAAGTATCCCGCGCCATTATTTCCAGGGCCCAGCTCCAGCATCCTGAAGTGATCAGCGAGGAAGAGATCCACAGCCTGGAAGCCATCAACAGCGAGATGAATAAAACCCTCCGGGAAAAGCTCTGTGGTTTCCATAAGATGGCTATCTTCGATATGGACGACACCATCTTCAAAGGCCGGACAATTGATGAATGCGCCAGGCAATTTGGCTTTACCGCAAAACTTGAAGACTTCAGGGCGCAGGAAAAAGATCCCATCATCCTTACCAAACGCATCGGGCTGCTGCTCAAAGGCCGCACCATGGACGAACTGCTGAATGTGGCAGAACGCATGGAAATGGTCAGTGATATCAAAGAAGTAGTCAAAGAACTGAAAGCCCGGGGTTATGTGATAGGGCTGATCAGCAACAGCTATACCCTGATCACCAACTATGTCCGCCAGCAGATAGACGCAGACTTCTCCTATGCCAACCAGCTGGAGTTCTTTGAAGGGAAAGCAACGGGCGAGGTCAATATCCCGTCCTACTTTTTCGGATCGCCGGAAAGTATCTGCGGCCACAGCTACTGTAAGACCAACGCCCTGCAGCATGCCTGTGAAAAATACAATGTGCAGCTGAAAGACTGCATAGCTGTAGGTGACAGCCGGGACGACCGCTGTATGATTGGCCATTCGGGCAAAGGTGTAGCCTTCCGTACCAGGGACGAATTACTGAGAAAGATGGCCGGCACCAATATTATGGAATTCAGCTTCCAGCCTTTACTGGCACTGGCTGAAGAAAACTAATTGTAAACCTTTTAAAAGCGAACCATGCCCAGAACACTGTATAACATACTGGTCCCTGTAGATTTTACCAGCAAGAACAAATGGGCCATTTCAAAGGCCATTGAGCTGGCAAATACCTTCCACTGCAATATTCACTTAGTGCATGTGGTATCAGGTGGCCTCCTCCCGCTGGTTCCCCTGGATATCAGTGGCCTGGTCACCTACGATGCTGCTGATATGAGCAATGCCCGCAAGAAGCTGGAAGCATTGAAAGAAAACTATCGTCACCATCTCTGTGGCGAAGGCAATATTGAGATCAGCCTCCTGAGTGGCAATACCAGCCAGCAGCTGGCCCGTTATATTGAGCAGTTCAGCATGGACATGGTAGTTGTGGGACTGGCCAAATTCAACCTGGTGCACCGCATCTGGTCGGCCGTATCCATCAGCCGCCTGGCCCGCAAAACGAATGTGCCCGTACTGGCCATCCGCTCCAGCGGCCTGATCAGCCATTTCAAGAAGATTGTGCTGCCGCTCCATGATGAAGTGCCCCTGCACCGGATCCGCCTGGCCACTATGCTGGCCCGTTCCTTCAAATCAACGGTATACCTGGTATCCCTTCGTGATGAGAACGAACAGCATGATACCAGCGTTCCCGGCACCATTATGAATACCGCCCTGGAAGTGGTTCAGAGCCTCTCTACTATTCCTGTGCAGTGTTTCCTGCTGGAAGGAAAGAACCTGGCTAAAAGCACCCTGGAATTCTCCAAGCGCATCAATGCCGACCTGATCATGGCCAACCCGCTGAAAGAATTCCATATGCCCGGCTGGTGGAACAGGATCACGCGGAAACTGCTCTCCTATGATTCCAAGATCCCCGTGATCACGGTAGATCAGAAAACGGATACGCCTGCCGCTATCCCGGAATCAGTACCTGCTTCTTAAGACATTTCTTTGCTATAGTTGTGAGGCCCCTTCTTCCGGAAGGGGCTTTTTTGTGCCCAACGGGCTTGTTCAACTTAATACAAAGCCAATCATTTTACGCCGAAACCCGTTAACTTGAATCCCGGTTGGGCCTGCCCCGGCGGCCGGGTCCACCCCCTATTCTTAACATGTAATAAATCTGCCTTCATGAAGAGACGTACTTTTATCAGGAATGCTTCGCTGGCTGCAGGCGGGATCACGATCCTGAACTTTCCTGTCTTTGGGAAGAACGCGCCCAGCAATAAAGTGATACTGGGCGTTATGGGTGTTAACAGCCGCGGCGCCTACCTGGCGGACTGCTTTGCCAAACTGCCCAATGTAGAGATCGCATACCTCTGCGATATTGAAGAGAAAGCCATTGCCAACGGCCTGAAACCTTTTGCCAAAGCTGCCCGCAAACCCACTGTCATCAGGGATATCCGCGAACTGGTGGCCAAAACGGATTTTGATGCGCTGGTAGTAGGGGCGCCTGACCACTGGCATGCGCCTGCTACCCTGCTGGGCGTAGCCAATAATAAACATGTGTATGTTGAAAAGCCCTGCGGCCACAATCCCCATGAAGGAGAACTGCTGGTGGAGGCTATGACAAAATATCCCAATAAACTGATCCAGATGGGCAACCAGCGCCGCTCCTTCCCCACACTGATCCAGGCAGTGAAAGAAGTGCGCGAAGGCATTATCGGGAATGCGTATTTCGCAAAGGCCTGGTATACCAACGACCGCAAGCCTATCGGGTTTGGAAAGAAGGTACCGCCGCCGGCTACGCTCGACTGGAACCTCTGGCAGGGCCCCGCTCCCCGCAAAGAATACCAGGACAACCTGGTACACTATAACTGGCACTGGTTCTGGCATTGGGGCACCAGTGAAACCTGTAACAACGGTACGCATGAGATTGATTGCTGCCGCTGGTTCCTTGGTGTGGACTATCCCACCCGCGTTACGTCTGCCGGTGGCCGTTATGCTTATAAAGACGATTGGGAAACACCCGATACCCAGGTGGCCAGTTTTGAGTTTGCCGGCAATAAAGCCATCACCTGGGAAAGCCGCAGCTGCAATAAATTCCCGGTGGAAAAAGCCGGCAGGGGCTTTGCCATTTACGGTGAAAAAGGCACACTGGTGAATGGCGGCGATGCTGATTATAAGATCTATGACGCCAATAATAAGCTGGTGAAAGACGTGAAGTCCGATGTTAAAGGCGATCCCAACAACCCTGTCAGCGCCAGCGGCAACCTGGACCTTTTCCACCTACAGAACTTTATTGATGGTATCCGTGGGGAGGCCAAACTCAGTTCACCGATCGATGAGGGCCATAAGAGTGTCTTGCTCTGCCACCTGGCCAGCATTGCCCAGCGCACCGGCTTAACCCTCAACTGCAATCCTGCCAACGGCCGTATCAGGGAAAAACAAGCTATGAAGCTCTGGCGCCGCAGCTACGAGAAAGGCTGGGAACCTAAAGTATAAGGCATTTGATATATACCCTGCTATCGCAGGGGTACTGCCCGGAAACCAGCCTGCAGGCTGATTTCCGGGCTTTTTGTTGCATAAGCAATTCCTGCAGGAATAATGCAGGAAGCTTCCTGGTTCGTCCAAAAATGTCTTTAAAATGTTGTTCTTACCAGGGTCAAACCTTTCAGCCGCCTATCCCCGGTTCGTCCATAGCAGCCTTAAGAAACTTCCTTTTTCAACAGGCAGCCTGTCTTTGGTTCGTCCCAAAAATGTTTTCAAATGGCTTATCCTTCCAGCGGGCCCAGCAGCTTCACAGCATAGGCGGTCCGGTAAAACTCATAACCCCGCTCCTGCCACTCCGGTATATACCGGTCGCGATACTGGATAGCGCTCAGGTCTTCCACCAGGGTGAGGTCAAAACGGGCAAGGTATTCACCCAGGGTCTCGGGATCAAAGCCAAAGGTCCAGGGCTCACCGATCTCGGCCAGGTCATTCAGGAGCTTGTCGCCCCCGTAAAAAGAGGCAGGGTCTTCCAGGATCAGCCGGTCGATATAAGTAAATATGATAGCGCTGCCTTTGGCAAATTGCTGCACAAAGGCAAAGGTCTGGTCAATGGCCTGTGGGGTAAGGTAATTGGTGACGCCTTCCCAGATGAAGGCAGTGGGGAGGGAAAAATCCAGGGAGCGACTGACAGCCAGCTGGTCCAGGCTCTGCTCATTCAGGTCC from Candidatus Pseudobacter hemicellulosilyticus encodes the following:
- a CDS encoding Gfo/Idh/MocA family oxidoreductase gives rise to the protein MKRRTFIRNASLAAGGITILNFPVFGKNAPSNKVILGVMGVNSRGAYLADCFAKLPNVEIAYLCDIEEKAIANGLKPFAKAARKPTVIRDIRELVAKTDFDALVVGAPDHWHAPATLLGVANNKHVYVEKPCGHNPHEGELLVEAMTKYPNKLIQMGNQRRSFPTLIQAVKEVREGIIGNAYFAKAWYTNDRKPIGFGKKVPPPATLDWNLWQGPAPRKEYQDNLVHYNWHWFWHWGTSETCNNGTHEIDCCRWFLGVDYPTRVTSAGGRYAYKDDWETPDTQVASFEFAGNKAITWESRSCNKFPVEKAGRGFAIYGEKGTLVNGGDADYKIYDANNKLVKDVKSDVKGDPNNPVSASGNLDLFHLQNFIDGIRGEAKLSSPIDEGHKSVLLCHLASIAQRTGLTLNCNPANGRIREKQAMKLWRRSYEKGWEPKV
- a CDS encoding RNA-binding protein, which gives rise to MNIYVGNLSWQMTDEDLRTLFEQYGSVTSAKIVKDKVSGRSKGFGFVEMPEDGEAQNALTSLYESEVLGRKIIVNEAQPKPQGSGGGGGGFKKRSFGGGSGGGGGYKKGGFNRGGGGGFNRDF
- a CDS encoding universal stress protein — protein: MPRTLYNILVPVDFTSKNKWAISKAIELANTFHCNIHLVHVVSGGLLPLVPLDISGLVTYDAADMSNARKKLEALKENYRHHLCGEGNIEISLLSGNTSQQLARYIEQFSMDMVVVGLAKFNLVHRIWSAVSISRLARKTNVPVLAIRSSGLISHFKKIVLPLHDEVPLHRIRLATMLARSFKSTVYLVSLRDENEQHDTSVPGTIMNTALEVVQSLSTIPVQCFLLEGKNLAKSTLEFSKRINADLIMANPLKEFHMPGWWNRITRKLLSYDSKIPVITVDQKTDTPAAIPESVPAS
- a CDS encoding HAD-IB family phosphatase, with product MLTVIIPVLNEEETIANVVNFCRQHPLVGEVLVIDDKSEDKTPQIAEAAGARVITSQVRGKGISMKDGIEAATHDIVLFLDGDIDPYPEETITRLANPLINDEADFVKGSFARNAGRVTELVAKPLLNIFYPGLSHFSQPLSGMIAGKKSFFKKIDFFNDYGVDIGILIDMYLMKARVREVNIGYIENKSKPWQALGKMSKEVSRAIISRAQLQHPEVISEEEIHSLEAINSEMNKTLREKLCGFHKMAIFDMDDTIFKGRTIDECARQFGFTAKLEDFRAQEKDPIILTKRIGLLLKGRTMDELLNVAERMEMVSDIKEVVKELKARGYVIGLISNSYTLITNYVRQQIDADFSYANQLEFFEGKATGEVNIPSYFFGSPESICGHSYCKTNALQHACEKYNVQLKDCIAVGDSRDDRCMIGHSGKGVAFRTRDELLRKMAGTNIMEFSFQPLLALAEEN